TGTTCGGCAGCTTTTAGGGCAAAGCTTAATCCTCCTATTCCGGTGCCTATCACGAGAAAGTCCGCTTCTCTATTCATCTTGCGCGAATTTATGGTTAGGCAAATATAGGAAATAGCCCTAATTGCAGAATGTGTCGAATAACAGGGTATTTCGATAGCATCTAGTAAAGAATGCTAAATGTCAGGAGCGCTATGCGGGGAGTGCGTGCCTGACTTACCGAAAAAAGGGAGTAGGAGGGGCTCTCTAAAAAGGGTATAACGTATCACGATATGCGTATCACAACAAGTGTGGTACGTAATACCCTTTATTCGGTCGGTATTCTTCGATTTTATACCTTCAGGAATTCGGCGAAGCTGTGCAGCGCAACCGCTTGCTTGGTTTGGGTTTGAATGGATGAGAGCGCGTTTAGAAACTCGGTCTTGCTGCTCCATATGGTACCAAGGTCGCCGATGTTTAGCCCAACCTCTATCTTGCCCGGAAAGTTGGTGCGCTCCCAGCTGGTACGGTCAACTATGGTGTCAACCGACTTAACCTCGTAGGCCATTAGCGTAAATCCGTTTACGTACCTGCCGGCATCGGTAAACCAGGCGTTGCGATCGGTTTCGGAGGTCCAGCCTATTGCCGTTATGCTGTCGAACCATACGGGAATATCGGCGGTTAGCTGGTTTTCCTTGATGTCGTTGCTCAGCAAATGGTTTTTTATATCGCGATAGGTGTCCTTAAGCAGCATCAGCAGCTCGCGCTTGCGCTGCGCCGTGGCCGTACTCCACTCGTCGAGCTGGTGCGGCTCAATGTCAACGTGCAGCCCTTGCATTTTCGACGAGTCGTCGACCGATTTGTTGAAGGATATGTAGTAGTCGGTGATCTCCTTGAGCATGGCGGCGCGATTTTCGGGGTATATCCACTGCGCATCGCCAATTAGGTAGATGGAAGTGATGCCCTCCTTCTTCATTCGCTTGTTCCAGCTGGCGATTGTGGACTTTAGGTAGCCGGGCATTTTGGCGTAGCCGCCGTAAAGGCGCCTTACGTTGTACTTTTTGTACTGCTCTACCATGCTATTCGTCTTTGCCGGATCGGCAACCACGTTGTTGATGCCGTAGGCGTTGCTCTCGCTTCCCCAGTGCCATACGCTGATTCCTGTTCCCGCGTCTATTCCAGCTGTGCTTTCGTTCCCATTAATGCTCCCGCTGCTTGCAGAATTGCTGCCTGTAGAATTCCCCTCTGGAGCACCAGCCAGCTGCTCCTTGTCGCATCCCCACAATAACAGAATTCCAAGCGCTACGACTTGGATATTTCTCATGTACGATAATGTTTTACGATCGCAAATCTACTTTTCGGAATGATATGTAAAAGCTTACGGGTTGTTAATGCCGCTACTTATAACATAGTTTAGGGCTAATTTTTTAATGAGAAGAAAGCTGTAGCACTAGCGTTGCTGAAACTCGTGAGCCTAAGCTTTGTACTGCCACCGTTGGAATGATGAATTATTGTGGTAGCATAGCGAAAAACTCCCCCAACGCTTTCGCAGCATTAGGGGAGGTATAACTTTAAAACTAAAAAAAACATATATACGAACTAGTCATCATTATCCTTTCGATTTGCTAGTTGTTGAAAACCTCTAGCTTGTCTAGCGATACGCTTATTTTGGTTGTCTCTTTAGGGTTTACGAATAGGGTAACCTCCTGCGAGGTATGTCCATTTTTGGAAATAATGGCCTTATAGGTTCCCGATTTCAGCTTAGTAGTCGAAAACTCGCCCTTAATGTTGCTCAGCTTGCTGACGATTACCTTTTCGGTAGGTACGGTGCTTCCATCTGCTGCTACCTTTCGTGGAGTTTTCTTCTTAGCCTCTACTGTAGAGATTATTGTAATGCTTGCATTGGCAAGCGGTTGTCCGTTACAGGTGATGCTCCCCTCTATGGTCATGTGGCTATTATGGTTTCGGATTTGCTTTACCGAGAAGTACTCGTTGTAGAGCGTTGGCATCAGACCCTTATTTACCATTACCATCGAGTTTAGCATCCTAAACTTACCGTCAATTTCGGTTTCCATTGCTTTGCGCTTGCCGCGTAGCAGTCCAAGCTCTACCACAATGGCGTTTACCTTATCGGAGGTTTGTACCAACTTCTGGATGTTGATGCCCAGCTCGTCTATTTGCTCCTGCTTATAGCCATGGGCAAGCAGCTCGCTGGTTTTTTCCTTAAGAACGCTATCGATAACCTTTGCCTCTTTTAGTAGCGCAGGCAGCTTTTTCTCACTAAAGTTGGTCTTGGTGGCTAAAGCACGAGGGTTTGCTTCGGTTGCTGGCTTTAACGATTCGAGCATAAGCAGCGAGTTTACCGAACTATTTACCGTTAGCGCCTGCCATTTCTTAACGTCCTTTTTGGTTGTTAGGCTTTCTTCGTATTTAAGCTTAACCGATAGGTTGATGTCCTTGTCCGATGCAATATCTTTTAGCAAATCGGCAGCAAGCTTTTGTGCGTCGGCATTACTACTGGCCTCGGCTGACTTAGAAATAATAGTGCAGCGAGCAGCTATTACTCCCATTTTCCCTTTTGATGAATCCATTTTTTAAAAGAATATTGGTTTGTAAATACAATAATAATTAACAATAATTAATTATGCAATATTTGCTTAATTATTTTTGACGTTTTGATTGATTTGTTCGCTACTTCGTGGCTAGTTGCACATGCGATTAGCTGTAATATGCCTTATATGTTTACTGTATAGAGCCTTATTGGGTGTTGCGCAGCATGTAAAATAGGGGTTATAGTTGGTGAAAAATGGCTTTAGGTTGGTGAATATTCGCTTTAAGGACGTGCATTTGCCGCTTAAGCTTGTGCATTTAGGGGTTAAGTTGGTGAAAATACCCTTTGGGTTTTGGTATTTTTGACTTTTTGTTCTGCATTTATGCCTTCAAGCTATGTGAAAAAGGGAATTACCACATGCGAAATGGTACTTTACCATGTGCAAAAGCCAAAAAAATAAAGGTAATGCATACTCGATTTCATACGAAAAACACTTTTACCAGCTGCAATAGCTAGGATTTCGCTTTTATCCCAGCTATGCGCTAAAACGGTACGCGATGTTCGCATATGGATCTAAAACACTGGAATGGGCTTTGTTCAATATTTTACTCGTATCATTTCCTAAAGGCAAAAGTTTAAACCTTAGGGTCACCCCTTCGGGGTTGATTTAACCCTTAGCGATATTCCGTGGGTTTCACCCACGGTTATTCAGGTACCGCTCTTTCAGAGCGGTAAAATGCTACGAAGTCGCTACCCCTTAGTAACCGTGGGCGAAACCCACGGAAAGATGCCCTGCTAAGCAGCAACCCCGAAGGGGTGCCCCTGAATTATGCTTGTTTGCTGGCTAACCTTAATCGAACTTAAGTAGCGTTCTAAGACGCTATTATGTATCAAAGTCAGAAAACCATACGTAAGCGCAGCCACCACCACGGCTGCGCTTTATATTTCTTCTGCATTTGATAATGATGTAGTCTCCAATAATTATCTTTACTCCATCTCCTTCAGCATCATCCATGCTAAATAAACCCCTATCTTTGTTTACCAACGAATTTAAGTAACAATATGAAAGACATTTTACGATCGGATAGCGATGGCCTAGTTGGTAAAACCGCCGAGTACGTGCGCAGCTTGCTCGTTGGCGAAGGCTCGGGGCACGATTGGTGGCACATTTATAGGGTTTGGAAGATGTCGGTTCGTATTGCCAAGGAGGAAAACGCCAACCTGCTGGTGGTGGAGCTTGGCGCTCTGCTGCACGACATCGCCGACTGGAAGTTTAATGACGGCGACGAGGAGGTGGGTCCTGCAAAAGCGCGGGCATGGCTGCAGAGCCTGATGGTGGACGAGGAGGTTATTGCGCAGGTTTGCCAGATAGTGCGGGATATCTCGTATAAGGGGGCTGGTGTTGCCACTCCTATGCCTACCATCGAGGGGCAGGTGGTGCAGGATGCCGATAGGCTGGATGCCATTGGTGCCATTGGCATTGCGCGGACGTTCGCCTACGGTGGAAGTAAGGCGCGCGAGATGTACAATCCCGATCAGAGCCCTGTGCTGCACCAGTCGTTCGAGCAGTATAAGATGGGCAACGGTAGCACCATCAACCACTTTTACGAGAAGCTGCTGCTGCTTAAGGAGCGAATGAATACCGCAACAGCAAAAAGGTTGGCTCAGCACCGTCATAAGGTGATGGAGGAGTTTCTGGATGAGTTCTACCTAGAGTGGGAGGGCGAGAGGTAGCGGGTATATTCTGCAAAATATGCGGCAAATTTCTATTATGCTGCTTTTATTGCCGTTGGCTTCAGCCAACGGATGGCGAAAGATTGGGAGATTGGGCTTTAGCCCAGCTGTATAATGGGCAGCAATGGGGGCTAAAGCCCCTCATTTTATTTAGCCATTAAGTTCCGTCAGCTAAAGCAGACGGCAATTATGAGCTTAAGAGATGCTTTAAGGCATAATCATGGCAGTTTATCCCCTCCTTTGGAGGGGGTAGGGGGTGGGTTTGCTCGTTAAAATCAATATTTTCTCTCTACTTAGCGTTCTTAACCCACCCCTACCCCTCCCGTGGAGGGGATAAGCAGTTTCAATCATGCACTAGTGCTTGATATATATGCTTTCCTTTCAAAAGCATGGCTCTATGCATCCGCTCAGTTCGACGGCTATGCGTCGAAAACCTGAGTTAGCTTGATATCTATAATCCATCATAGCAAGAAAGCAGCCCTTGAAGGCTGCTTTCTGCATTATTTTGGGATAGAGAATAGATCCGCTACCACAACATCAAATCCTGTACGGTTAGGAATGAGTCTAGGTGCTTGCCAATAACACGAATGCGGATGCTCTTCACCTTTTTTCCGATGGTGGCGCTACCGGTTCCGTAGGTAAAGCCCGAAACGTTGGTAAAGTCGGTTCCGTTTTCCGAGATTTCGAGTGCACCATTGTTGAGGCTATAGCGCGAGGTTTGTGGAATACCCGTGCGCACCTCCAGCCTGCTAATAAAAATAGGCTCTTTGAGCTCGAAGGTAATGTAATCGCCATCTTTGGGGGCTTCAACCGAGGTGAAGGTGGTGCTTCTGTTCCAATCGGTAAGGTTGGTAAGCGGACTTTTGCTCTCGTTAACCTTGAGGTTGGTGGTTACGCTGACCTTAGGCTCTGTATATTCGCTTTTGCGGAGGATTAGGCTACCGTAGCTGTCGATGCTATCCTTTGCATGTACCTCCATCCTTAGCTTGTAGGTATCTTGGCTGCTAAAATTGTCGATGGCAAAGTGGTAGTAAGGTCGTCCGTTTTTCCCTCCTGCAGTGGCTAGATGCTCGTCGATGGCCACGATTTCGCTGTTGCGGACGATGGCAGCATTGCGTACCTCTACTGCTTTTGTTCCCTTTGTTGGACGAAGCTCCAGCTGCCAGTAGCCGTTGCTGTAGAGCACATCGGTAAGAGGGTACTCTACGGTCTTCCACTCGGTGCCTATGGTCGATGCATCCCACGATGCAAATGGTTGAGGTTCGGCTCCTGCAACGGTATTGCTCGATAGGGTATCGTTGAAGTAAACCTTTGTGCGAAGCAATTCGGGACTTGGGCATTTAAATGGTTGAGCGTATAGCGTCGAAGTGCTGGTTGGTTCGCTGGCATCGGTAGTGTAGCGAATCGTAGCACCTGTGTAGGGTTCTGCAATGGTTACCTCGCCCTTGCTAAAGGTGGCCGTGGCGGTTGGAACACGGAACTTGATATCCATGTTTGCCAATCGATGGAAGTGGTTGCTGGTAACGCGCTGGTTGAAATCGGCCCATTGGCGCTGCGCTTGTGGTGTCCAACCCACTTCGGCAATGGCGCAGATACGTGGGTACGACTGGTACTCTACGTAACGGGCAGGGCGGTCGAGGTATTCCGACCAAAGGGCTGCCTGAACGCCAAAGATGCGGCTGTTTTCTTCGGCTGATAGCTGCTGGTTGTTGAGCGGGTCGAAGGAGTAAACCCTTTCGAGGCTAACAATGCCTGCCCACCAGTGTCCGCGTTCGCCACGTGCTTGCGACATATCGAAGTAGCAGTACGATCCGGGGAGCATTATCACAGGATGCCCCTTTTGTGCGGCTTCGATTCCGGCATCAACACCCGTCCAAGCCATCACTCCGGTTTCGCTATCGAGCTTTCCGCCCTCCAAAATCTCATTCCAGCCCAGCATCTTCTTTCCTTTTTGGGTGATGATGGTTTGGACGCGCTTGATGAAGTAGTTCTGAATTTGATCAACCGAGGTCATGCCCATCTCCTTCATCAATTGTTGATCTCTTTGGCAGCTGCTCCAGTAGTTTTTGTTAACCTCGTCGCCGCCAATGTGGATATACGCAAATGGGAATAGCTTTGCCACCTCACCAAAGATATCGTCGAGCATCTTAAAGTTCTCCTCGCGTCCGGCACACCAAACATTTTGCTTTTCGCCCTGCACGCTACGGCTAGTATCGCCCGATTGGCAGAGCGTTTCGGGGTACGAGGCGGTAACGGCGCGGCTGTGACCGGGGATATCAACCTCAGGAAGTATGTTAACGTGGCGTTCGGCTGCGTAGCGAACAATCTCCTTGATCTCCTTTTGGGTATAGTAGCCGCCATAGCGGTTATCTCCCGAGCCAAATGAAGGCTGCAGCACCTCGTTCGGGCCACGCCATGCGCCCTTTTGGGTAAGCAACGGGTACTTTTTGATCTCGATTCTCCAACCCTGATCGTCGGTAAGGTGCCAATGGAAGATGTTGATCTTGTGCGCCGACAGCCAGTCGATGTACTGCTTTACAAAATCAGCGCTAAAGAACTGGCGCGAGCAGTCGAGCATCATTCCTCGCCATCCAAAACGGGGATAATCCTTGATGTCGGCTTGATCAACGCTCCATACTATGTTGTTTTGCTTGGAGTTTTGATAAATCTGAGCGGGAAGCAGCTGGCGAAGCGTTTGGCAGCCCCAGTATAGCCCGGCAGCATCGGCTCCGGTGATGGATATTCCCTTGCTATCGGCGTGAAGCTGGTAACCTTCGGCGGGAAGTCCAATCCCCTTGTTGATACTAAGGCGAATGCTGTTGCCCTTATCCTTTGAGGTTAGCTTTAGCGAGTAGCCTGTTGCGGGTTTAAGCATCTTTTGCAGCTTTTTCGCTTCCTCCTTTACCTCTTTTGTGCAGAAGATGGTAGTTTTTTCGTTTATGGTAAACGATTCGGTTCCGTAAGCTGCCGATACTGGCAGGGGAATAAGTGCTTTCTGAGGTTGAGCCTTTACAATCCCTCCTCCGGCAAGAAGCATTATGGCACAAGCGCCTGCAGTAATGCCCCATCGTTTTAGGAAGGAAGAATGATTCCTTTCGATTTTATTCATGATGTTACCAAATGGTGTCAGATTAGCCGGCAATTTAGCAAATGTGGTTCAACAAACTATGCCCAAGCCGGAAAGTTGAAAGTTATGATTGAAGAAAACGCAGCTGCTCGCCCTTGGTCCTAGGATAGCGTTAACGCTATTGCGCTAAACGGCTATTCTCCCTACAGGTTGGGTGATTACGAATATTCAAAAGCTGATGCTACCGGAATAGCGAGTGGTACCCAAAGGTGTACCCTAGTCCGAAGAAAACGCAGTTGGCTTCGTTTTGGGGAGTAAACTGTATGCCAAAGGTGGCGTTTATCCCTTTGTAGACATACGACTTTAGTCCAAGGTTGGTGCGGATAAAGCTGTTGCTGGAGTCGGGAGTAAAGATGTAGCCAATGGCTGCAAGCGCATTTATGTATCCCATGGGAAGTTCGGCTTTGCCAAAGATTCCGGCAGCAAATCTTTCGCGAGATGCCGATGGCTCGTAGCTGTTAACAAACTCTCCTGCGGATTCGTTGAGCGTGCGGGTAGCGGTGACGTTGCTGCTTTCGTCGTAAACAAGATGAAGCCCTGTGCCTATACGTAGGTAGTGGCTTCCCACGTACATTGCATAAAGGTAGAGGTCCATTGCCTTAAACGAGTGGTTTAGTATAACGGTGGAGTTGGTGTTTTCCACCTGCCCAAGGATTTGGCGCGAGGAGCAGGTTATTCCCAAATCGTATTCGATATGAGGCTTGGCTTTGGTTACCGATAGGTAGCTCTTTCCTACTTTGGGGCGCTCGTTAAACGACACGAGAAGATCGGTAAATCCTCCAACGGTATTTAGCCCTGCGTTGGGTAGGCGGTATGCTCCATCGGAAAAGTGGGCGTAGGTGGCGCCAAACCTAGCTTGTAGGTAACGGTTGATCCTATACTTAAAGAAGAAATCGATGCTGGCGTGGTAGTTGTTCTTTGCTCCAATTATTCTATTCGCCTGGTTTGTGGTAGAGTTGTATGGATTCCAGCCAACCGAGGCGCCTAGCTTTGCTTCGGTGCTAAACGAGAGATCGTGGCTAAGCTGGAGTATGCTTAGTCCATAGATGAGGTAAAGGGAGTAGGGATCGCCAAGTAGCTCCTGCATGTGGTAGTAGGGCTTGTAGGCTCCAACACCAAAGTAGGGTTTCCCGTAAAGAGCATCGATGAGCGTGCTACGATTGGCCGAAAACAGGAG
This sequence is a window from Acetobacteroides hydrogenigenes. Protein-coding genes within it:
- a CDS encoding acyloxyacyl hydrolase, which encodes MKRNVVMLTILILMLSATQTAEAQTSDSTQTLRWAPFAASVGAGAGHVFRPRSVEKYNISFPAYQSTSASLLFSANRSTLIDALYGKPYFGVGAYKPYYHMQELLGDPYSLYLIYGLSILQLSHDLSFSTEAKLGASVGWNPYNSTTNQANRIIGAKNNYHASIDFFFKYRINRYLQARFGATYAHFSDGAYRLPNAGLNTVGGFTDLLVSFNERPKVGKSYLSVTKAKPHIEYDLGITCSSRQILGQVENTNSTVILNHSFKAMDLYLYAMYVGSHYLRIGTGLHLVYDESSNVTATRTLNESAGEFVNSYEPSASRERFAAGIFGKAELPMGYINALAAIGYIFTPDSSNSFIRTNLGLKSYVYKGINATFGIQFTPQNEANCVFFGLGYTFGYHSLFR
- a CDS encoding HD domain-containing protein codes for the protein MKDILRSDSDGLVGKTAEYVRSLLVGEGSGHDWWHIYRVWKMSVRIAKEENANLLVVELGALLHDIADWKFNDGDEEVGPAKARAWLQSLMVDEEVIAQVCQIVRDISYKGAGVATPMPTIEGQVVQDADRLDAIGAIGIARTFAYGGSKAREMYNPDQSPVLHQSFEQYKMGNGSTINHFYEKLLLLKERMNTATAKRLAQHRHKVMEEFLDEFYLEWEGER
- a CDS encoding beta-N-acetylhexosaminidase — protein: MNKIERNHSSFLKRWGITAGACAIMLLAGGGIVKAQPQKALIPLPVSAAYGTESFTINEKTTIFCTKEVKEEAKKLQKMLKPATGYSLKLTSKDKGNSIRLSINKGIGLPAEGYQLHADSKGISITGADAAGLYWGCQTLRQLLPAQIYQNSKQNNIVWSVDQADIKDYPRFGWRGMMLDCSRQFFSADFVKQYIDWLSAHKINIFHWHLTDDQGWRIEIKKYPLLTQKGAWRGPNEVLQPSFGSGDNRYGGYYTQKEIKEIVRYAAERHVNILPEVDIPGHSRAVTASYPETLCQSGDTSRSVQGEKQNVWCAGREENFKMLDDIFGEVAKLFPFAYIHIGGDEVNKNYWSSCQRDQQLMKEMGMTSVDQIQNYFIKRVQTIITQKGKKMLGWNEILEGGKLDSETGVMAWTGVDAGIEAAQKGHPVIMLPGSYCYFDMSQARGERGHWWAGIVSLERVYSFDPLNNQQLSAEENSRIFGVQAALWSEYLDRPARYVEYQSYPRICAIAEVGWTPQAQRQWADFNQRVTSNHFHRLANMDIKFRVPTATATFSKGEVTIAEPYTGATIRYTTDASEPTSTSTLYAQPFKCPSPELLRTKVYFNDTLSSNTVAGAEPQPFASWDASTIGTEWKTVEYPLTDVLYSNGYWQLELRPTKGTKAVEVRNAAIVRNSEIVAIDEHLATAGGKNGRPYYHFAIDNFSSQDTYKLRMEVHAKDSIDSYGSLILRKSEYTEPKVSVTTNLKVNESKSPLTNLTDWNRSTTFTSVEAPKDGDYITFELKEPIFISRLEVRTGIPQTSRYSLNNGALEISENGTDFTNVSGFTYGTGSATIGKKVKSIRIRVIGKHLDSFLTVQDLMLW
- a CDS encoding carboxypeptidase-like regulatory domain-containing protein, with the protein product MDSSKGKMGVIAARCTIISKSAEASSNADAQKLAADLLKDIASDKDINLSVKLKYEESLTTKKDVKKWQALTVNSSVNSLLMLESLKPATEANPRALATKTNFSEKKLPALLKEAKVIDSVLKEKTSELLAHGYKQEQIDELGINIQKLVQTSDKVNAIVVELGLLRGKRKAMETEIDGKFRMLNSMVMVNKGLMPTLYNEYFSVKQIRNHNSHMTIEGSITCNGQPLANASITIISTVEAKKKTPRKVAADGSTVPTEKVIVSKLSNIKGEFSTTKLKSGTYKAIISKNGHTSQEVTLFVNPKETTKISVSLDKLEVFNN